Within Caproicibacterium argilliputei, the genomic segment TCAGTGTACGGGGCAGGTCAAAGTCGTAGTAAAAACCGTTTTCAATGGCAGGGCCGATTGCAAACTTGGCATCCGGAAACAGGTGCTGCACCGCCTGCGCCAGAATGTGAGAGGTCGTATGCCAGTAAGCCTTTTTACCATCTTCGTTTTCAAACGTCAGGATTTCCAGTTCGCAATCCTCTGTCAGCGGCGTACGCAAATCCACCACCGCACCGTTCAGACGGCCGACGCACGCTGCCTTATAAAGACCCGCGCCAATACTTTTTGCAACCTCTGCCACGGTAACGCCGGAATCAAATTCCCGCACATCGCCTTTTAACGTGACTTTTATCATAGAAACCTCTCCTTTTTATTATGGTTTTCTGCTGGCTGCAAAACCGGACTGCTTGGGAAGTATAAAAAAACGCCTTGCCCCAAAAGCTGGGGCAAGACGGTAATCTCGCGGTTCCACCCAGATTACACCGCCGCAGGGCGGTGCATCTCATAAGCGGCGGGTAACGGTGCCGTGCCGGCGTACTTCATCGGTACACACTCAGAGGCGGTAGCAAATGCGCACCACCTGCCGCGGGTGCTTTCAGCCAGTGACACCCGCTCTCTGCTGCAGGAGGAAGCGCGGCTTCCTCATCAACGATTTGCTTCTATCCGGTTTTGAGTGTATCATAGCACTTTGCATTTCCCTTGTCAATCCTTATTTTATGACTTTCGGCGCGAAAAATACGTTGTTTGGCAGAATTCCGGCCTTTTGGCGCGGGCCGCCGCCGCTTTGGGTGCCCGCCGCCCGCATTTCTGCAGAAAGGATGCATCTTTCCTTGACATTTGGGGCTAAAACGTTATACAATTATCAGTAAGATGCGTGAGTATGCATTTTCCGGAGAAAACGCTCCGGTTTTTTCACAAAAATGAATTTTAAATTTGTGCAGCCCGTCCCAAAGCGCGTTTCCCTGTTTTCAAGTAGAGATCTGAAAGCACACAGCTTTGCCGGGCGGCTGCAAAGTCCACTGGAAGCACCATTTTTGCTCCAGCAGATAGATTGGCAAAAATCGCCGGAACAAGTCCGGCGAAAGGCCCACCGCTCACGGGATGGGCCGTTTTGTGTATCCGATTGAATAAAAAACGATATTTTCCATATCTGTATGCAAGGCAGAATGGGCGCTTTCCGGGACAGAGGAGGTGCTCAAAATGAATCCTGTCATCACCATTGTTCTGTTTCTCGCAGGACTGGTTGGCGGCGGCTTTGCCGGTTTCTTTGCCGGAGAACGCCACCGCAGGCAGACCGCAGAACTTGCGATCGGCTCCGCAGAGGAAGAAGCGAAGCGGATTGTAAACGAAGCCATCAAGGCGGCGGATGCCAAAAAGAAAGAATTGATTCTCGAGGGAAAAGACGAACTGCACCGGATGCGCTCTGACGCTGACCGGGAAATCAACGACCGCCGCAAGGAAATGCAGCGGCAGGAACGCCGCGTGCAGCAGAAGGAAGAGAATCTGGACCGCAAGCTGGAAGGTCTGGAGAGCAAGGAAGAAAAGCTTTCCAAAAAGAACAAACAGGCTGACGAGCGTCTGGCGCAGGCAGAAGCTGTGAAGCAGGAGCAGGTGGAAACGCTCGAACGCATTTCCGGCTTCACCGCCGAGCAGGCTAAAGATTACCTGCTGCAGGAGTTTGAATCTGACATTCAGCATGAAAAAGCTGTCAAACTGCGTGACTATGAGCAGCAGACCAAAGAGGACGCGGATAACTCCGCGCGGGAAATCATCTCTATGGCCATTCAGCGCTGTGCCGCTGACCACGTTTCCGAAGCAACCATTTCTGTGGTGCCGCTGCCCAATGACGAAATGAAAGGCCGCATCATCGGCCGTGAGGGACGCAACATCCGTACCATTGAAACCCTAACCGGCGTTGACCTGATTATTGACGACACGCCGGAAGCCATCACCATCTCCAGCTTTGAACCGGTGCGCCGAGAAATCGCGCGCGTTGCCCTTGAAAAGCTGATTTCCGACGGCCGCATTCATCCGGCACGCATTGAGGAAACGGTCGAAAAGGCTCGCCGCGAAGTGGAAGCAAGCATCAAACAGGCAGGCGAAAGCGCCATTCTGCAGGCAGGCGTCACCAGCATTCATCCGGAACTCATTAAGCTTTTGGGGCGCCTGCGCTACCGTACCAGCTATGGGCAGAATGTTCTCGACCATTCGCTGGAAGTCGCCTCAATTGCAGGCATTATGGCGTCCGAACTGGGGCTGGACCCCACCATGGCACGCCGCGCCGGCCTGCTGCACGACATCGGCAAAGCGCTTGACCATGAGATTGAGGGTTCGCACGTTGACATCGGCGTGGATGTGGCTCGCAAGTACAAGGAGAGCGAAGCGGTAGTGCACGCCATCGCCGCCCACCACAACGACATTGAGCCGAAAACCGTTATCGCCTGTCTGGTACAGGCTGCGGACGCTATCAGTGCAGCCCGCCCGGGCGCACGCCGCGAAAACGTGGAAAACTATATCAAGCGCCTTGAAAAGCTGGAGGAAGTTGCCTCTGGATTTGAGGGTGTGGAGCGCAGCTACGCGATTCAGGCCGGCCGCGAAATCCGCGTAATTGTGAAGCCTGAGGTCATCTCTGACGATCAAATGACGCTGCTGGCACACGACATTTGCCGGAAAATCGAGTCTGACCTGGAGTATCCGGGACAAATCAAGGTCAACATCATCCGCGAAAGCCGGGCAACCGACTTCGCTAAATAAACGGTCTGCTGCTGCGGCACGCACACGCGTCCCGCGGCAGTTTTTGTTTTCATTTTATCTGCACAGGAAGGGAAGTCCTCTTATGAATATTCTGGCAATCGGCGATGTGGTGGGCAGTGTGGGCTGTCGCTTTCTGCGGTCAAAGCTGCCAACACTGAAAAAGCTGAAAGCAATCAATCTGGTTATCGCCAACGGCGAAAACAGCGCGGACGGCAACGGCCTGACCCCCACCTCCGTCCGCTACCTGCTGGACAGCGGCGTGGACGTCATCACGTCCGGCAACCACAGCTTCCGCCGTAAGGAAAGCTACGACACCTACGAGGAATGCGGGCAGCTGCTGCGCCCCGCGAACTTCCCGGTCGGCGCGCCGGGGCGCGGCTACATGGTTTACGACATGGGGCGCACGCAGGTGGGAATTTTTAACCTGATGGGCACCGTTTATCTGGACCCGCTGGACAACCCTTTCTTTACCGCTGATTCCTTTCTGAAAGAAACGCCCACAATCACCGTGGTAGACTTTCACGCAGAGGCAACCGGCGAAAAGCGCAGCATGGGGTACTACCTGGACGGCCGCGTCAGCGCGCTGTGGGGCACCCACACCCATGTGCAGACCGCGGATGAATGTGTGCTGCCAAAAGGCACAGGCTATATCTCAGACCTGGGCATGACCGGCACGGTGGAATCTGTGCTTGGCGTGCAGCCGGAGCTGACCATCCGTAAAATGAAAACCCAGATGCCCGTTCGCTTTGACCTGGTGCAGGAAGGCCCCTGTAAGTTGGACTGCTGCTTGTTTGACATTGACGATGCAACCGGACGCTGCCGCGGTGCCGAGCGGCTGGAACTTCGGTAAATAAAGGAATTTTTCCCCGCTTTTTTGCACAGCAGCCGCCCCACTGCGCTGGAAGTTTCAGTTGAATCCGTACAGCATATATGGTATACTGATACTAAAAAAGAATGGCAGACGCCGGGTGACCTCCTCTGCGTCTAGAATAAAAAGTTTCCAAAGGAGCTTGCTCATGATAAACGGAACTATTTTGCGTAATGCAATGATTTCCGGTGCAAACAACATTGCCAAACACCGGAGCAGCATCGACGAATTGAATATCTTTCCGGTACCGGACGGAGACACCGGCACAAATATGTCCATGACCATGGCAAACGCGTCCGCTGAATTGCAAAAGACAGAGGGCGGCACCATTTCTGAGGTGGCGCGTGTTGCTGCTTCCGGACTGCTGCGCGGCGCACGCGGCAACTCGGGTGTCATCCTTTCCCTGCTGTTCCGTGGCTTTGCCGACGGCGTCAAGGGGCTGGAGGCGGCTTCCGGCACTGACCTTGCCAACGCACTCGCTATTGGTGTGGAGGCTGCCTACAAAGCTGTCATGAAGCCCACCGAGGGCACCATTTTGACAGTTTCTCGCGTGGCAAGCGAAAAGGCAAAGGCCGCCGCCGAAATTGACGATGACCCGCTGTATGTCTGGAACGCTGTCTGCAAAGGCGCGGAAGAAGCGCTCGCCGAAACACCGGAACTGCTGCCTGTGCTCAAAAAAGCCGGTGTGGTGGATGCCGGCGGCAAAGGGCTGTGCTGTATCTTTGATGGCATGATGAGCGTTCTGCGCGATGGTGTTGTGCTTCCCGCCGCGGAAGAAACCGTGACGGAAGATCTGAGCAGCAATGATGCGTTCCGCAGCGCCGCGGCAGAGTTTGACCAGGACATCCGCTTCACTTACTGCACAGAGTTCATCGCCAGCCGTGAAAAAGACCCGCACAAAGACCCGGAGGAGCTGCGCCGCTATCTGCAAACGATTGGCGACTGCGTTGTGGTTGTCGCAGATGATGATATTGTAAAGACTCACGTGCACACCGAGCAGCCATACCTCGCTTTGGAGGCGGCGCTGACCTATGGGCAGCTGCTTACGGTGAAAATTGAAAACATGAAAGAGCAGCACCGCAAGGCCAAAGAGGCGAATGATGCCGCCAAGGCAAAGGCAGAGCGCGAGGCTTTAAAGCCAGTGGAACCAACCGAAGAAGTCGGCTTTGTCGCGGTCGCGGCGGGCGAGGGTCTGAAAACCCTGTTTACCGACCTTGGCTGCACCCACGTGGTCAGCGGCGGACAAACCATGAACCCCAGCACAGAGGACATTCTGGAGGCAGTGCTTGCCACGCCGGGCAAAACGGTTCTGGTGCTGCCCAACAACAAAAACATTACCATGGCTGCTGAGCAGGTCATTCCCCTGGTTAAAGACCGCAAGGTCATGGTGCTGCCCACCCGCACCATTCCGCAAGGGCTTTCCGCCATGCTGGCATACGACCCCGACTCCACCTGCGAAGTGAACGCAGTGAAAATGATGGAGGCAGCCGGCAGTGTGGAAACCGGCACAGTCACCTTTGCCGCGCGTGACAGCGAATACGGCGGCCGCCGAATCAAAGAAGGGGACATCCTCGGCTTGGTCAACGGCAAGCTGACTCTGGTGGAAAAGGACATCATCCACACCTGCTCCAAGCTGACTCGCTCCATGGTCAACCGCTCCACCTCATTCATTACGATTATTTACGGAGCAGACATCACAGAAGAGCAGGCCAACGATGCCTACAACCGCATTAAGTCTAAAATCAGCTCTGACGTGGAAATCACGCTTGTCAATGGCGGACAACCCATCCACTACTTCCTGATCTCGGTGGAATAATGGCCTCTTTATTCGCAAAACCCATTACAGAATTAAAGGGCGTCGGCAAGAAACGCGCAGAGCTTTATCAGAAACTCGGCGCGCCCACTGTCGGCGCTTTGCTGCGTCTGTATCCACGCGCTTACGAAGATTGGAGCAGCCCCTGCACGGTTCTGCAGGCACCGCACGACACCGCCTGTGCCGTGCGTGCCACGGTGGAGCGTGTCAGCGCCCCTGTTTTCACCCGCTCCGGTGTGATGTTGATTCACGTGCAGACTGCAGACGCAGAGGGCACCCCACTGGAACTGGTTTTCTTTAACAATTCCTATATTCAAAATCTTCTGAGCAGCGGCACCTGCTATATTTTTTACGGCAAAGTCACCATCAACCAGGGAAAGCAGCAAATGGCATCCCCTATCTTCGCCAAAGAAGGGCAGTGCCCCGGTCTGCGCCCCATTTACCCGCAGACAAAAGGGCTGCCCAGCCGCACCATCGCGGCCGCTGTGCAAGAAGCCCTGCAACTTCTGCCAGATGCTATGCAAGACCCGATTCCGCAGGAAATCCGGCAGCGGTACAGCCTTTGTGAACTGCGCTACGCGCTCGAAACCATTCATCAGCCTGAGAATCAGGAAAGCATGGAGGTTGCGCGGGCGCGGCTGGCATTTGAGGAACTTCTGGTTCTGCAGCTCGGTCTGCTGACCATGAAAAGCCGCACCCGCGAAAAGAGCGCATTTGTTGTACAAAAAAGTTATTTGGAAGAATTCTGGAAGCTGTTGCCCTTCACACCGACCGGTGCGCAGCGGCACGCCGCTGAAGAAGCCGTGCAGGATATGCAGAGCGGCTGGCCGATGAACCGCTTAATCCAGGGGGACGTCGGCAGCGGTAAAACCGCAGTTGCAGCTGCCTGCTGCCACACCGTCATCCGCAGCGGTATGCAGGCTGTGCTGATGGCCCCCACAGACATTCTGGCCCACCAGCACTTTGCCTCGCTCAGCGCAATGCTGCAGCCTGCGGGAATTTCAGTCGGACTGCTGACCGGCTCCTTAAAGCCGAAAGAAAAAGCGGCGGTAAAGGCCGACATTGCAGACGGCACGCTGCAGCTTTTGGTTGGCACGCACGCACTGCTCACCCCGGACGTTGTCTTTCAAAATTTAGGTTTGGTCATTACCGATGAGCAGCACCGCTTTGGTGTCAACCAACGGACGGCACTGGCGGAAAAGTCAAAGGGCACCCACGTGCTGGTCATGAGTGCCACGCCGATTCCGCGCACGCTGGCACTCATGATTTACGGTGACTTGGATATTTCCGTCATTGATGAACTTCCGCCCGGTCGGCAGGAAATCCAGACTTTCTGCATTGACAGCAGTAAGCGTATGCGCGCCCTGCGTTTCGTGAAGAAGCACGTGCACGCGGGGCGGCAGGCATATATTATCTGCCCTGCCATTGACGCAGGCAACGACAAAGCCAGCGTCACGCAGTACGCGCAAAATCTGCAACGCGCACTGCCTGACTGCCGGATCGGCGCCCTGCACGGACGCATGAAGCCAAAGGAAAAAGACGAAATCATGGAGCATTTTTCCGGCGGAAAAATCGACATTTTGGTTTCCACCACCGTGGTGGAAGTCGGTGTTGATGTACCCAACGCTGTGGATATGCTGATTGAAAACGCCGAGCAGTACGGTCTTTCGCAGCTGCACCAGCTGCGCGGACGTGTTGGGCGCGGCAGCTGCCAGAGCTATTGTATCCTCATTTCCGACGCGCAGAATGAAGAGGCACGCGCGCGGATGCAGGTAATGTGCGAAACCGCAGACGGCTTTGCCATTGCGGAGAGGGACTTAAAGCTGCGCGGGCCGGGCGACTTTTTCGGCAGCCGGCAGCATGGCCTGCCGGAGCTGAAAATTGCCGACCTGAACGACGACTTTTCAGTCCTGCAGAACGCACAAACCGTTGCCAAAGAGATGCTTGCCGCCGACCCACCCCTGGAAGCGCCCGACCACCGCGGCTTGCGCGCGGAAGTGCGCCTGCTGTTCCAAAACCTAGGGGAAACGTAAAGCCCCCATCCGGGCAGAGCCGCGTGGTTCTGTCCGAATGGGGGTTGCTTTGTTTTTTCTGAATCGTTTCAAATACAGGTTTCTATGCTCATGCACCATCAGGCAGTGCTATGCAATTCCTGCAAAATACGCTCAAATCCTCTTTGTTATGGCTTGCAATCACCACAGTTGCGCCCCGTTCATTTTCCTCACGAACCACCGTTCTGATTCGTTCCACGCCCTCGTCATCCAAGGCGTTTGTCGGCTCATCCAGCAGCAAAAGCTCCGGGCGCTCCATGATGCTTGTGCCACCGCCAAACGCTGCTTCATGCCCAGGGAGTATTTTTTATAAGTACGCTTGTCTGCCGGGTCCAGCCCAACACGGGAGATTGCTTCTTTAATCTGTTCGTCACGCACTTGAGCCCGAATCATTGCCAGCGTTTTTAAATTTTCAAAGCCGGTATACTCCGGCCCAAAACCGACATTTTCAATAATCAGTCCCATCTTTTCCGGAAAAGACAAGTCCTTGCCCAACTGTTTGCCGTCAATTTTCACGGTACCGCTTGTCGGATAAATCAATCCGGCAATGGAGCGCAGCAGCATCGTTTTGCCGGAGCCATTGTGCCCATAGAGTCCGTAAACCCCGCCCGCCTCTAAGGTCAGAGAAATATGATTCAGCACGGTTCGGTGCTTTAATTGTTTTGTCAGATCTTCAATTTCTACACAATATCCCATTGTTACTCCTCTTTCAAAAAGTCCATGACGTCCTTTCTTTCAATTGTGACATACAGGAAAACATACATGGCTGCAAACCAAAGAACGCAGACAAGAAGATTGCCCCAAAATGACAGCCCGGGTACCGCCGGATAGTATGCCGCCCGGGTCTGCGGGGAAACCACAGCGTCAGCGTGCCAGAGCACCTGCTGCAAAACGGGCGGCAGCAGAGAAAATACGCCGGCGAATACTGTATTCTGATAATTTTCACAAGCAAAAATCAAGCAGACTATGTAAAAAATAAGTTCTACTAGAAAGGAGCGTGTACTGCCAAACCACAAGGAAAGCAGGTTTTGGCTGAACGAAAGTACGAAAAGCCCCACAACATTGCCAAGGTAAAGCTGAAGATACTGCATTCCGCTTCCGTGAAAGGCAAATCCCGCAGCTCTGCCAACCGCATAGGACACCGCAAGCAGAAGCAACCACGACACGCTCATCTGCAGGAAAAGTGAGACAGTCTTCTGCCAAAGCCAGTGCCGCTTGGAGCCCATGCGCGGAAAGACGTAAACATAGTTCTGTTCAAAATCTTTACGGAAATAGGATGCGTAAACATAAAGGAACAGCATCCATGGCGTCTGAAAAATCATGATTAGCATCAAAGAGAAATGATCGGCTCTTCTGCCGCCGTAAAGTGTGAGAAGATAATCCGTGGCTCCTTGTGAACCGGCACCTGCACCCAAATTCCCAATTAAAAACAACAGGAACAAGGCAAGAGAGGCAAAGCAAAGCAGCCCGTTTTTTTGAACTTTCTTTCGCTTCATGTTCACTTCTCCTTACGCCAAAACGTCGCGCCGCAGCCGCACGCGAATTTCAATGAGCACCGCTGCAACAAACAGCAGCAGCAAAACCCGAATCCCGATATCGCTAAGGGGCATTTCCGGTAACATCGCAAGATTCCACTGAAAGATGGGGATACCCGCCGGGTTGAGAACCAAGTCACACACGAAGTTGAAGCAAACCCATAAAATCGCTGCCGGAAGCGTCAAAACCAAAAATCGGTTTCTGTGAAAATAAAGAGACAGCGCAAAATTGAATTCCGCAAACGCCGCA encodes:
- the rny gene encoding ribonuclease Y, whose product is MNPVITIVLFLAGLVGGGFAGFFAGERHRRQTAELAIGSAEEEAKRIVNEAIKAADAKKKELILEGKDELHRMRSDADREINDRRKEMQRQERRVQQKEENLDRKLEGLESKEEKLSKKNKQADERLAQAEAVKQEQVETLERISGFTAEQAKDYLLQEFESDIQHEKAVKLRDYEQQTKEDADNSAREIISMAIQRCAADHVSEATISVVPLPNDEMKGRIIGREGRNIRTIETLTGVDLIIDDTPEAITISSFEPVRREIARVALEKLISDGRIHPARIEETVEKARREVEASIKQAGESAILQAGVTSIHPELIKLLGRLRYRTSYGQNVLDHSLEVASIAGIMASELGLDPTMARRAGLLHDIGKALDHEIEGSHVDIGVDVARKYKESEAVVHAIAAHHNDIEPKTVIACLVQAADAISAARPGARRENVENYIKRLEKLEEVASGFEGVERSYAIQAGREIRVIVKPEVISDDQMTLLAHDICRKIESDLEYPGQIKVNIIRESRATDFAK
- a CDS encoding ATP-binding cassette domain-containing protein is translated as MGYCVEIEDLTKQLKHRTVLNHISLTLEAGGVYGLYGHNGSGKTMLLRSIAGLIYPTSGTVKIDGKQLGKDLSFPEKMGLIIENVGFGPEYTGFENLKTLAMIRAQVRDEQIKEAISRVGLDPADKRTYKKYSLGMKQRLAVAQASWSARSFCCWMSRQTPWMTRAWNESERWFVRKMNGAQLW
- the recG gene encoding ATP-dependent DNA helicase RecG, encoding MASLFAKPITELKGVGKKRAELYQKLGAPTVGALLRLYPRAYEDWSSPCTVLQAPHDTACAVRATVERVSAPVFTRSGVMLIHVQTADAEGTPLELVFFNNSYIQNLLSSGTCYIFYGKVTINQGKQQMASPIFAKEGQCPGLRPIYPQTKGLPSRTIAAAVQEALQLLPDAMQDPIPQEIRQRYSLCELRYALETIHQPENQESMEVARARLAFEELLVLQLGLLTMKSRTREKSAFVVQKSYLEEFWKLLPFTPTGAQRHAAEEAVQDMQSGWPMNRLIQGDVGSGKTAVAAACCHTVIRSGMQAVLMAPTDILAHQHFASLSAMLQPAGISVGLLTGSLKPKEKAAVKADIADGTLQLLVGTHALLTPDVVFQNLGLVITDEQHRFGVNQRTALAEKSKGTHVLVMSATPIPRTLALMIYGDLDISVIDELPPGRQEIQTFCIDSSKRMRALRFVKKHVHAGRQAYIICPAIDAGNDKASVTQYAQNLQRALPDCRIGALHGRMKPKEKDEIMEHFSGGKIDILVSTTVVEVGVDVPNAVDMLIENAEQYGLSQLHQLRGRVGRGSCQSYCILISDAQNEEARARMQVMCETADGFAIAERDLKLRGPGDFFGSRQHGLPELKIADLNDDFSVLQNAQTVAKEMLAADPPLEAPDHRGLRAEVRLLFQNLGET
- a CDS encoding DAK2 domain-containing protein — protein: MINGTILRNAMISGANNIAKHRSSIDELNIFPVPDGDTGTNMSMTMANASAELQKTEGGTISEVARVAASGLLRGARGNSGVILSLLFRGFADGVKGLEAASGTDLANALAIGVEAAYKAVMKPTEGTILTVSRVASEKAKAAAEIDDDPLYVWNAVCKGAEEALAETPELLPVLKKAGVVDAGGKGLCCIFDGMMSVLRDGVVLPAAEETVTEDLSSNDAFRSAAAEFDQDIRFTYCTEFIASREKDPHKDPEELRRYLQTIGDCVVVVADDDIVKTHVHTEQPYLALEAALTYGQLLTVKIENMKEQHRKAKEANDAAKAKAEREALKPVEPTEEVGFVAVAAGEGLKTLFTDLGCTHVVSGGQTMNPSTEDILEAVLATPGKTVLVLPNNKNITMAAEQVIPLVKDRKVMVLPTRTIPQGLSAMLAYDPDSTCEVNAVKMMEAAGSVETGTVTFAARDSEYGGRRIKEGDILGLVNGKLTLVEKDIIHTCSKLTRSMVNRSTSFITIIYGADITEEQANDAYNRIKSKISSDVEITLVNGGQPIHYFLISVE
- a CDS encoding TIGR00282 family metallophosphoesterase — translated: MNILAIGDVVGSVGCRFLRSKLPTLKKLKAINLVIANGENSADGNGLTPTSVRYLLDSGVDVITSGNHSFRRKESYDTYEECGQLLRPANFPVGAPGRGYMVYDMGRTQVGIFNLMGTVYLDPLDNPFFTADSFLKETPTITVVDFHAEATGEKRSMGYYLDGRVSALWGTHTHVQTADECVLPKGTGYISDLGMTGTVESVLGVQPELTIRKMKTQMPVRFDLVQEGPCKLDCCLFDIDDATGRCRGAERLELR